The following are encoded in a window of Mycobacterium decipiens genomic DNA:
- a CDS encoding TetR family transcriptional regulator, whose amino-acid sequence MPSKMRDAAATRSAILATARSQFGEHGFERTTIRSVASAAGVDPALVMHYFGSKAELFAAASRFEITFPDLSGVAPDRIADVLLPEFVAVWGPQGPFLPLLRAAATNRDAADALLEVFVDRVAPALAAVVPDHGAERAALVGSHLLGLAVARYILGIPPLAGMDDAHLIEWLRPVLALYLAGPAPWSNAPG is encoded by the coding sequence ATGCCCTCGAAGATGCGAGACGCAGCGGCCACCCGATCGGCGATCCTGGCCACGGCGCGATCGCAATTCGGGGAGCATGGCTTCGAACGAACTACCATCCGTTCGGTGGCGTCGGCCGCCGGGGTCGATCCGGCGCTCGTCATGCATTACTTCGGCAGCAAGGCGGAACTGTTCGCTGCGGCCTCCCGATTCGAGATCACCTTCCCGGATCTCTCGGGCGTCGCGCCGGACCGCATCGCCGATGTGCTGCTACCCGAGTTCGTCGCCGTCTGGGGACCGCAGGGACCGTTTCTCCCGCTATTGCGCGCCGCCGCGACGAACCGCGATGCCGCGGACGCCCTGCTTGAGGTGTTCGTCGACCGGGTCGCCCCGGCGCTGGCTGCCGTCGTTCCCGACCATGGTGCCGAGCGGGCCGCCCTGGTGGGATCGCATCTGCTTGGCCTCGCGGTGGCTCGTTACATTCTCGGCATACCGCCGCTTGCTGGCATGGACGACGCCCACCTGATCGAATGGCTACGCCCGGTGCTCGCGCTCTACCTGGCGGGCCCCGCGCCCTGGAGCAACGCCCCCGGTTAG
- a CDS encoding LLM class F420-dependent oxidoreductase has product MRIGLAINYAGGFKDVAAEVAELERAGLDIVFVPEAYSFDAVSALGYLAASTERVQLASGILQLYTRTPTLTAMTAAGLDYVSDGRFTLGLGASGPQVIEGFHGVPYDAPIARTREVIDICRQVWRREYLQFEGKHYTIPLPADQGTGLAKSLKLVNHPVRERIPILVAALGPKNVELAAEVAEGWQPLFYLPEKAPDVWGKALATGRAKRDPALGELDVYANPMLAIGENVEPLREFAKPQLALYIGGMGAKGKNFYHALATNYGYGPEADRIQELYLSGDKDGAAKVVPDELVRDISLIGTPQFVKERLAAFRESGVTTLNVVPLASTRSERIKLIEILRELAA; this is encoded by the coding sequence ATGCGGATCGGATTGGCTATCAACTACGCGGGCGGCTTCAAGGACGTGGCCGCCGAAGTCGCCGAACTTGAGCGGGCCGGGTTGGACATCGTCTTTGTCCCCGAGGCGTATTCGTTCGACGCGGTGAGCGCGCTGGGCTATCTGGCAGCCAGCACCGAACGGGTTCAATTGGCCTCGGGCATTCTGCAGCTCTACACCCGAACACCCACATTGACCGCGATGACCGCGGCCGGGCTCGACTACGTCTCCGACGGCCGGTTCACCCTCGGCCTTGGCGCGTCCGGCCCGCAGGTCATCGAGGGTTTCCACGGTGTGCCCTACGACGCCCCGATCGCACGCACCCGCGAGGTCATCGACATCTGCCGTCAGGTGTGGCGCCGCGAGTACCTGCAGTTCGAGGGCAAGCACTACACGATCCCGCTGCCCGCCGACCAGGGCACCGGACTTGCCAAATCGCTCAAGCTCGTGAACCACCCTGTCCGGGAACGTATCCCGATTCTGGTGGCCGCGCTGGGACCCAAGAACGTCGAGCTGGCAGCCGAGGTCGCCGAAGGCTGGCAACCGCTCTTCTATCTGCCCGAGAAGGCGCCCGACGTGTGGGGCAAGGCCCTGGCCACCGGCCGGGCCAAGCGGGACCCCGCGTTGGGAGAACTCGACGTGTACGCCAATCCGATGCTGGCCATTGGCGAAAACGTGGAACCGCTGCGAGAATTCGCCAAACCGCAGCTGGCTCTCTACATCGGCGGGATGGGTGCCAAGGGCAAGAACTTTTACCACGCCCTGGCCACCAACTACGGCTACGGCCCGGAGGCCGACCGGATCCAAGAGCTCTACCTGTCCGGCGACAAGGACGGCGCGGCCAAGGTTGTGCCCGACGAACTCGTGCGAGACATCTCCCTGATCGGAACGCCGCAATTCGTCAAGGAGCGGTTGGCGGCGTTCCGCGAGTCGGGCGTGACCACCTTGAACGTGGTGCCGCTGGCGAGCACGCGATCCGAACGAATCAAGCTGATCGAGATACTGCGCGAACTGGCTGCCTAA
- a CDS encoding FAD-binding protein, with protein sequence MALDESACTTEAVDVVVIGFGAAGVCAAIAAREQGAEVVALDRANGGGATAISGGIIYAGSGTTVQQQAGVSDTFEQMLTYLQLEVGDAVSQQTLESFVRGSPEMIDWLSNYGVPFDPTLCPYKTSFPNNRYYLYHSGSENAGAFRCHTPPVQRGHRVKGRGTSGKKLYAPLAKSALALGVRFHPQTTATKLIRDCAGRVTGVEAMTMNHAPPPVRRMYAALAGVSAKPGIYVPPLRRLTERRLRSLERRFARPVRIAARRGVIVCAGGFIANTEWIERFAPQYMNGLALGTSGDDGSGIALAQSVGAVTHRMDNVSAWRFITPPSAFIGAIIVDQQGQRIIDESRYGAAVGQAMVRDHNGNGWLLADAALMREARRQLIKQPLWFQRAQSAALMFADAVKAGSLVDVARGAGIDPDGLLATVEAHNNAIDSGTADPAGKPAEFVRRIASAPYTLLNVSVRPSRINPTPMLTLGGIRVDEATGAVVSKSGAPIPGLFSAGRTAIGICSNSYVSGLSLADCVFSGRRAGTHAATAH encoded by the coding sequence ATGGCGCTTGATGAGTCGGCGTGCACGACCGAAGCCGTCGACGTCGTGGTGATCGGATTTGGTGCAGCGGGTGTGTGCGCAGCCATTGCCGCCCGTGAACAGGGCGCCGAGGTCGTCGCGCTCGATCGCGCAAACGGTGGCGGTGCGACCGCGATATCGGGCGGGATCATCTACGCCGGTAGCGGCACCACGGTGCAGCAACAGGCCGGTGTGAGCGACACCTTCGAGCAAATGCTGACCTACCTTCAGCTCGAAGTCGGCGACGCCGTCAGCCAACAAACCTTGGAATCCTTCGTGCGCGGCAGCCCCGAAATGATCGATTGGCTGAGCAACTACGGGGTGCCGTTCGATCCCACACTGTGCCCCTATAAGACGTCGTTCCCGAACAATCGCTACTACTTGTATCACTCGGGTAGCGAGAACGCCGGGGCATTCCGCTGCCATACCCCGCCCGTCCAACGCGGACATCGGGTGAAGGGACGAGGTACCTCCGGCAAGAAGTTGTATGCGCCGCTTGCCAAATCTGCACTCGCCCTTGGTGTCCGGTTTCATCCCCAGACAACCGCGACGAAGCTGATCCGGGATTGCGCCGGTCGTGTGACCGGGGTGGAAGCGATGACGATGAACCATGCGCCACCCCCTGTCCGCCGGATGTATGCGGCGTTGGCGGGGGTGTCAGCCAAGCCCGGCATCTACGTTCCGCCGCTACGGCGCCTGACGGAGCGCCGGCTCAGGAGCCTCGAGCGGCGCTTCGCCCGTCCGGTGCGGATCGCCGCCCGACGAGGGGTGATCGTCTGCGCCGGCGGCTTCATCGCCAACACCGAATGGATCGAACGCTTTGCGCCGCAATACATGAACGGGCTTGCGCTGGGTACCAGTGGCGACGATGGCAGCGGTATCGCGCTTGCGCAGAGCGTGGGAGCGGTTACCCACCGGATGGACAACGTCTCAGCGTGGCGGTTCATTACGCCGCCGAGCGCATTCATCGGCGCCATCATCGTCGATCAGCAAGGTCAACGCATCATCGACGAGAGTCGGTACGGTGCGGCAGTCGGGCAAGCCATGGTGAGAGACCACAACGGCAACGGATGGCTGCTGGCCGACGCCGCGTTGATGAGGGAAGCTCGACGCCAACTAATCAAGCAACCGTTGTGGTTTCAGCGCGCCCAGTCGGCGGCGCTGATGTTCGCCGACGCCGTGAAGGCCGGGTCCCTCGTCGACGTCGCACGCGGAGCCGGTATCGATCCCGACGGGCTGCTGGCCACGGTGGAAGCGCACAACAACGCGATCGATTCCGGGACAGCGGATCCCGCCGGGAAGCCCGCGGAGTTCGTGCGTCGAATAGCTTCGGCCCCGTACACCCTCCTGAACGTTTCGGTGCGGCCAAGCCGGATCAACCCCACCCCGATGCTCACCCTCGGCGGCATCCGAGTCGATGAAGCAACCGGAGCCGTCGTCAGCAAGTCCGGCGCACCGATTCCCGGCTTGTTCAGCGCAGGACGCACCGCGATCGGAATCTGTTCCAATTCATACGTCAGCGGGCTCTCACTGGCCGACTGCGTGTTCTCCGGCCGTCGTGCCGGGACACATGCCGCCACTGCGCATTAG
- a CDS encoding PP2C family protein-serine/threonine phosphatase, which produces MGTTLGGSVHFAGLSDIGRQRSSNQDCWGADADQALFMVADGVAGSTDGALAAHLVVELLPTYVARHLKPADSDDSAQPELLGRAVAEFCDHFRAYGNTDSRVAGASTTVVAVVVAGSRALVVHLGDSRAYLCRERRLQRLTRDHSLIQDLLDAHQVDIEHADEHPARATLTRHVAMSPPARPDTAAVDLLAGDRILLCSDGLHGVIDESSLAKILDSHRVPADACAALINAANDAGGPDNVTAVVIHIEESHGA; this is translated from the coding sequence ATGGGTACGACGCTGGGTGGATCGGTCCACTTCGCCGGGCTTAGCGACATCGGGCGGCAACGATCCAGCAACCAAGATTGCTGGGGAGCGGACGCCGACCAGGCGCTATTCATGGTTGCCGATGGGGTGGCCGGCAGCACCGACGGCGCGCTGGCCGCTCACTTGGTGGTTGAGTTGCTCCCGACATATGTGGCCCGCCATCTCAAGCCGGCCGACTCGGACGATTCGGCCCAACCCGAGCTGCTGGGCCGCGCGGTCGCCGAGTTCTGCGATCACTTTCGCGCCTACGGCAACACCGACTCCCGCGTTGCCGGGGCCTCGACCACGGTGGTGGCCGTGGTCGTCGCGGGTTCGCGCGCTTTGGTCGTCCATCTGGGAGACAGCCGCGCCTACCTGTGCCGCGAGCGGCGCCTGCAGCGCCTGACCCGTGACCACAGCCTGATCCAGGATCTGCTCGACGCACACCAAGTCGATATTGAGCACGCCGACGAGCACCCGGCCCGGGCCACGCTGACGCGACACGTGGCGATGTCGCCACCGGCCCGACCCGATACTGCGGCGGTGGATCTGTTGGCCGGTGACCGGATCCTGCTATGCAGCGACGGACTGCACGGGGTCATCGACGAGTCATCTCTGGCGAAGATTCTGGATTCGCATCGGGTGCCTGCCGACGCGTGCGCGGCACTGATCAATGCCGCAAATGATGCCGGCGGGCCGGACAACGTCACCGCGGTGGTTATCCACATTGAGGAAAGCCATGGCGCTTGA
- a CDS encoding L-serine ammonia-lyase yields MTISVFDLFSIGIGPSSSHTVGPMRAANQFVVALRRGGHLHALEAVRVDLFGSLAATGAGHGTMSAILLGLEGCEPETITTDHKERRLAEIAASGRTRIGGIVSVPLTESGIDLHPDVVLPTHPNGMTITAIDSHGRVLATETYFSVGGGFVVTEQTSRSSGQHSCSVALPYASAQELLDVCDRLDMSISEVALRNESCCRTENEVRTGLLHLRDVMVECEQRSIARDGLLPGTLQVRRRAKVWYERLSSEDPTRKPEFAEDWVNLVALAVNEENASGGRVVTAPTNGAAGIVPAVLHYAARYTPAGAADPDDVTARFLLTAGAIGSLFKERASISGAEVGCQGEVGSAAAMAAAGLAEILGGTPRQVENAAEIAMEHSLGLTCDPIAGLVQIPCIERNAISAGKAINAARMALRGDGFHRVTLDQVIDTMRATGADMHTKYKETSAGGLAINVAVNIVEC; encoded by the coding sequence ATGACCATCAGCGTTTTCGACCTGTTCTCCATCGGCATCGGCCCGTCCAGCTCCCACACCGTGGGCCCGATGCGCGCGGCGAACCAGTTCGTGGTGGCGCTGCGCCGTGGCGGTCACCTGCATGCCCTCGAGGCGGTGCGAGTGGATCTGTTCGGCTCACTCGCGGCCACCGGCGCCGGCCACGGCACCATGTCCGCGATATTGCTGGGGTTGGAGGGCTGTGAGCCGGAAACGATTACCACCGATCACAAGGAGCGCCGCCTCGCCGAGATCGCGGCGTCCGGCCGAACACGAATCGGCGGTATCGTTTCGGTGCCGCTGACCGAGAGTGGTATTGACCTGCATCCCGATGTTGTCCTGCCCACACATCCCAACGGGATGACAATCACTGCCATCGACTCCCACGGCCGCGTCCTGGCCACCGAGACCTACTTCTCGGTGGGTGGGGGTTTCGTCGTCACCGAACAGACCAGCCGCAGCAGCGGCCAACATTCGTGCTCGGTTGCGCTTCCCTACGCCTCGGCTCAGGAACTGCTCGATGTCTGCGACCGGCTCGACATGTCGATCAGCGAAGTGGCGTTGCGCAACGAATCATGTTGCCGCACGGAGAACGAGGTACGCACCGGGCTGCTGCACCTGCGCGACGTCATGGTCGAGTGCGAACAGCGCAGTATCGCTCGCGACGGGTTGCTTCCTGGCACCCTCCAGGTACGCCGCCGAGCGAAGGTGTGGTACGAGCGTTTGAGCTCCGAAGACCCCACTCGCAAGCCGGAATTCGCTGAGGATTGGGTCAACCTGGTAGCGCTGGCGGTCAACGAGGAGAACGCCTCGGGCGGGCGAGTCGTCACCGCCCCGACCAACGGCGCCGCCGGCATCGTGCCCGCCGTCCTGCACTACGCCGCGCGCTACACGCCGGCTGGGGCCGCTGACCCCGACGATGTAACCGCGCGATTCCTGCTCACCGCGGGGGCCATCGGATCGTTGTTCAAGGAACGGGCGTCGATCTCCGGAGCCGAGGTCGGCTGTCAGGGGGAAGTTGGCTCCGCGGCCGCCATGGCCGCTGCCGGATTGGCTGAGATCCTCGGCGGCACACCGCGGCAAGTGGAGAACGCCGCCGAGATCGCCATGGAACACAGCCTCGGCCTGACCTGCGACCCCATCGCCGGGCTGGTGCAGATCCCCTGCATCGAACGCAACGCGATCTCGGCCGGCAAAGCCATCAACGCCGCGCGGATGGCACTGCGTGGCGACGGCTTCCATCGCGTCACCCTCGACCAGGTGATCGACACGATGCGCGCCACCGGTGCGGACATGCACACCAAGTACAAGGAGACCTCCGCCGGAGGGCTCGCCATCAACGTCGCCGTCAACATCGTCGAGTGCTGA
- the glyA gene encoding serine hydroxymethyltransferase, which yields MNTLNESLATFDPDIAALIDSELRRQETGLEMIASENYAPLAVMQAQGSVLTNKYAEGYPGRRYYGGCEYIDGVEQLAIDRVKALFDAEYANVQPHSGATANAATMHALLNPGDTILGLSLAHGGHLTHGMRINFSGKLYNVAAYEVSKQDYLVDMDAVAEVAREQRPKMIIAGWSAYPRHLDFARFRDIADEIDAVLMVDMAHFAGLVATGLHPSPVPHAHVVTSTTHKTLGGPRGGIILCNDAAIAKKINSAVFPGQQGGPLEHVIAAKATAFKMAAQPDFAQRQQRCLDGARILADRLTQPDVAEQGITVLTGGTDVHLVLVDLRDAELDGQQAEDRLAAVDITVNRNAVPFDPRPPMVTSGLRIGTPALAARGFSLNDFRAVADVIAAALTATADDQLSPLRAQVQRLAARYPLYPELHRA from the coding sequence ATGAACACCCTCAACGAATCCCTGGCCACGTTCGACCCCGACATCGCAGCCCTGATCGACAGCGAGCTACGCCGCCAGGAAACCGGCCTGGAGATGATCGCCTCGGAGAACTACGCGCCGCTGGCGGTGATGCAAGCTCAGGGTTCGGTCCTGACCAACAAGTACGCCGAGGGGTACCCGGGCCGGCGCTACTACGGCGGCTGCGAATACATCGACGGTGTCGAGCAGCTAGCCATCGACCGGGTCAAAGCCCTGTTCGACGCCGAATACGCCAACGTGCAACCACATTCGGGTGCCACCGCCAACGCCGCCACCATGCACGCCCTGCTGAACCCGGGCGACACCATCCTGGGGCTGTCGCTGGCTCATGGCGGTCACCTGACCCACGGGATGCGCATCAACTTCTCCGGCAAGCTCTACAACGTCGCCGCCTACGAAGTGTCCAAACAGGACTACCTCGTCGACATGGATGCGGTTGCCGAGGTGGCGCGCGAACAGCGGCCCAAAATGATCATTGCCGGCTGGTCGGCGTATCCCCGCCACCTGGACTTCGCCCGGTTCCGAGACATCGCCGACGAAATCGACGCCGTGCTGATGGTTGACATGGCACACTTCGCCGGCCTGGTCGCCACCGGCCTGCACCCCAGTCCGGTGCCGCACGCCCACGTCGTCACCTCCACCACCCACAAGACACTCGGCGGCCCCCGCGGCGGCATCATCTTGTGCAACGACGCCGCCATCGCCAAGAAGATCAACTCCGCGGTCTTCCCCGGGCAGCAGGGCGGGCCACTCGAACATGTCATCGCCGCCAAGGCCACCGCGTTCAAGATGGCCGCGCAGCCTGATTTCGCGCAACGGCAACAACGTTGCCTGGACGGCGCGCGCATCCTTGCCGACCGGTTGACCCAGCCGGACGTCGCCGAACAGGGCATCACCGTGCTGACCGGCGGCACCGACGTGCACCTCGTCCTGGTCGACCTGCGCGACGCCGAACTCGACGGCCAGCAAGCCGAAGACCGGTTGGCCGCGGTGGACATCACCGTCAACCGCAACGCCGTGCCCTTCGACCCGCGCCCCCCGATGGTCACGTCCGGACTGCGGATCGGCACCCCGGCGCTGGCCGCACGCGGCTTCTCCCTCAACGACTTCCGCGCTGTGGCGGACGTCATCGCGGCGGCGCTGACGGCCACCGCCGACGACCAGCTGAGTCCGCTCCGCGCCCAGGTCCAGCGGCTGGCCGCGCGCTATCCGCTCTACCCGGAACTGCACCGGGCATGA
- a CDS encoding HNH endonuclease signature motif containing protein, whose translation MSAITAPVEVAAAFDALDAAVAAIGELNFERLRPAVRLRALQRLETSRRRQVAVSHDVIAGLERADPAAIGGPAHKVIADWLRISCAEARRRINDVTQLSARVTLSGGQLPPQLPATAHAWRAGLLDGQHLRVIQTFVRELSETTPADTVAHAERFLAHQATQLRPDQLDKLAQRCALLINPDGTFADADRARQRGFTWHGQRSDGMSIATLIATPELRANLDAWLARFAAPGMCNPDNPTPCANGEPTHEATRSDTRSPAQRQHDALNALVRGQLGDPKLGTHNGLPVTVIVSTTLAELTSGAGRAVTGAATLLPIPDLIRMARHAYHYLAVFDEHSARPLYLGRTRRIATPDQRVVLYAKDRGCTHPGCDVPGYWCEVHHTDDWASGGLTNIDKLTFACTPNHQLATKGWRTSKLPNGQTAWIPPPHLDHGQPRTNSHHHPERLFNNDERAGP comes from the coding sequence ATGAGTGCGATCACCGCGCCGGTGGAGGTGGCCGCCGCGTTCGACGCGCTGGATGCCGCGGTGGCAGCCATCGGCGAGCTGAACTTCGAGCGCCTGCGGCCGGCCGTGCGGCTGCGCGCACTGCAGCGCCTAGAAACCTCGCGCCGACGCCAGGTCGCGGTCAGCCACGACGTGATCGCCGGGCTGGAGCGGGCAGATCCCGCCGCGATCGGCGGGCCGGCCCACAAGGTGATCGCCGACTGGTTGCGGATCAGCTGTGCCGAGGCCCGCCGCCGGATCAACGACGTGACACAGCTGTCGGCGCGGGTCACCCTGAGTGGCGGGCAGCTACCCCCGCAGTTGCCCGCCACCGCCCATGCGTGGCGCGCCGGGCTGCTCGACGGCCAGCACCTGCGGGTCATCCAAACCTTCGTGCGCGAGCTATCCGAGACCACCCCGGCCGACACCGTCGCACACGCCGAACGCTTCCTAGCCCACCAAGCCACCCAACTGCGTCCGGATCAACTCGACAAACTGGCCCAGCGGTGTGCCCTGTTGATCAACCCGGACGGGACATTCGCCGACGCCGACCGCGCCCGCCAACGCGGCTTCACCTGGCACGGCCAACGATCCGACGGGATGAGCATCGCCACGCTGATCGCCACCCCCGAACTGCGCGCCAACCTCGATGCCTGGCTGGCCCGCTTCGCCGCCCCCGGCATGTGCAACCCCGACAACCCCACCCCCTGCGCCAACGGCGAACCCACCCACGAGGCCACCCGCAGCGACACCCGCAGCCCCGCCCAACGCCAACACGACGCACTCAACGCCCTGGTCCGCGGCCAACTCGGCGACCCCAAACTCGGTACCCACAACGGGCTGCCGGTCACCGTCATCGTCTCGACCACCCTGGCCGAGCTGACGTCGGGCGCCGGGCGCGCGGTCACCGGCGCCGCCACCCTGCTACCCATTCCCGACCTGATCCGCATGGCCCGCCACGCCTACCACTACCTGGCCGTCTTCGACGAACACTCGGCCCGCCCACTGTATCTGGGCCGCACCCGCCGCATCGCCACCCCCGATCAACGCGTGGTCCTCTACGCCAAAGACCGCGGCTGCACCCACCCCGGCTGCGACGTCCCCGGCTACTGGTGCGAAGTCCACCACACCGACGACTGGGCCAGCGGCGGGCTGACCAACATCGACAAACTCACCTTCGCCTGCACACCCAACCACCAACTCGCCACAAAGGGCTGGCGCACAAGCAAACTCCCCAACGGCCAAACCGCATGGATCCCCCCACCACACCTCGACCACGGCCAACCCCGCACCAACAGCCACCACCACCCCGAACGCCTCTTCAACAACGACGAACGAGCCGGACCCTAG
- a CDS encoding N-acyl-D-amino-acid deacylase family protein: MFDLKIIGGMVVDGTGAQRYRADIGITDGTIVDVVRRAADDPAMPGEAAETIDATGQVVAPGFVDIHTHYDGQASWDSLLEPSSGHGVTTVVTGNCGVGFAPVRPGKEDWLIRLMEGVEDIPGTALTEGITWGWESYPEYLDAIGKHKFAIDVGSQVAHGAVRAYAMGERGARNEPATPDDIAAMGRLVTEAIEAGALGFSTSRTLAHRAMDGEPVPGTFAAEEELFGLGHAMAAGGQAVFELAPQGAAGEDIVGPKKELDWMRRLGSEIDRPLSFALIQVDADPNLWREQLDLSAAAHAAGSRLHPQIAARPFGMMIGFQGHHAFGHRPSYRRLKSECSRGEFAQRLADPAVKAAILSEDDLPIDPTVLFDGMSTFVQHSLERLYALGDPPDYEPTPDRAVAAMAKERGEDPLATLYDLMLEANASAMLMLPLFNYAHGNHDAIREMMLHPAGVLGLSDGGAHCGMICDASYPTFLLTHWTRDRRRGEKLSLEYVIRKQSRDTAYLFGLTDRGTIEPGKKADINVIDMNALTLHPAAMAYDLPAGGHRILQAASGYTATIVSGSVTRRDDIDTGARPGRLVRGAR; encoded by the coding sequence GTGTTCGACCTGAAGATCATCGGTGGCATGGTCGTCGACGGCACCGGCGCGCAACGTTATCGCGCTGACATCGGTATCACAGACGGCACGATCGTCGACGTCGTCCGCCGCGCTGCCGACGATCCGGCGATGCCCGGCGAGGCCGCCGAAACCATAGACGCGACAGGGCAAGTGGTGGCCCCCGGTTTCGTCGACATCCATACCCACTACGACGGTCAGGCGAGCTGGGACAGCCTGCTCGAGCCGTCGAGCGGTCACGGGGTTACGACGGTGGTCACCGGCAACTGCGGAGTCGGATTTGCTCCGGTACGGCCGGGCAAGGAGGACTGGCTGATCAGGTTGATGGAGGGTGTCGAGGACATCCCCGGCACCGCCCTTACCGAGGGCATCACCTGGGGCTGGGAGAGCTACCCCGAGTATCTCGACGCGATCGGCAAGCACAAGTTCGCGATCGACGTGGGCAGCCAGGTCGCGCACGGCGCCGTCCGCGCTTATGCGATGGGTGAGCGGGGTGCGCGCAATGAGCCAGCCACGCCCGACGACATCGCAGCGATGGGCCGGCTGGTCACCGAAGCGATCGAAGCCGGCGCGCTTGGGTTTTCCACGTCCCGGACGCTGGCACACCGCGCGATGGACGGCGAACCCGTGCCCGGGACGTTCGCCGCCGAAGAGGAACTGTTCGGCCTTGGCCACGCGATGGCGGCCGGCGGTCAGGCGGTGTTCGAGCTGGCACCGCAGGGGGCGGCGGGCGAGGACATCGTCGGCCCGAAAAAGGAACTGGACTGGATGCGACGATTGGGCAGCGAAATCGACCGACCGTTGTCGTTCGCGCTTATTCAGGTGGATGCGGACCCGAATCTCTGGCGCGAGCAGTTGGACCTCTCCGCGGCCGCGCACGCGGCGGGAAGTCGGCTGCATCCGCAGATCGCAGCGCGCCCGTTCGGCATGATGATCGGATTCCAAGGCCACCATGCGTTCGGCCATCGGCCCAGCTACCGCAGGCTGAAGTCCGAATGCAGCCGCGGCGAGTTCGCGCAGCGCCTGGCCGACCCCGCGGTGAAGGCCGCCATCCTGTCCGAGGACGATCTGCCCATCGACCCGACCGTGCTGTTCGACGGCATGTCCACCTTCGTGCAGCACTCACTGGAGCGTCTGTATGCACTCGGCGATCCGCCTGACTATGAGCCCACCCCCGACCGCGCCGTCGCCGCGATGGCCAAAGAGCGCGGCGAAGACCCGCTGGCGACGCTCTACGACCTCATGCTCGAGGCGAACGCGAGCGCCATGCTGATGTTGCCCCTCTTCAACTACGCTCACGGCAACCACGATGCGATCCGGGAGATGATGCTGCACCCCGCCGGGGTGCTCGGGCTCTCCGATGGCGGCGCCCATTGCGGGATGATTTGTGACGCTTCCTATCCCACCTTTCTGCTGACGCACTGGACCCGTGACCGTCGCCGCGGCGAGAAGTTGTCGCTGGAGTATGTGATCCGCAAGCAATCCCGAGACACGGCGTACCTATTCGGTCTCACCGACCGCGGCACCATCGAACCCGGTAAGAAGGCCGACATCAACGTGATCGACATGAACGCGCTGACCCTGCACCCCGCGGCGATGGCCTACGATCTGCCGGCCGGCGGCCACCGAATTCTGCAGGCGGCGAGCGGTTACACCGCGACAATCGTCAGCGGAAGTGTGACCCGGCGCGACGATATCGACACCGGGGCCCGTCCCGGCCGGCTGGTGCGCGGAGCGCGTTAG
- a CDS encoding pyridoxamine 5'-phosphate oxidase family protein, whose translation MSTHDEAVTILSASESWELLSSVPLGRLVTSVDGRPQIFPVNFVVQNRNVLFRTAEGTKLVSAAINNQVLFEADDHDAAGGWSVIVEGTSRTLRSDEEIAEAEHAGLLPWVATHKPHYVCVRPTSITGRRFRFGK comes from the coding sequence ATGTCCACCCACGACGAAGCCGTGACCATCCTGTCGGCCAGCGAAAGTTGGGAACTGTTGTCGAGCGTGCCGCTGGGCCGATTGGTTACCAGTGTCGATGGCCGACCTCAAATCTTTCCGGTGAACTTTGTCGTCCAGAACCGCAACGTGCTGTTCCGGACCGCGGAGGGCACCAAACTGGTCAGCGCCGCTATCAATAACCAGGTTCTTTTCGAGGCGGATGACCACGATGCCGCTGGGGGCTGGAGTGTCATCGTGGAGGGCACCAGTCGCACACTTCGTAGCGACGAGGAGATCGCCGAGGCCGAGCACGCCGGGCTGCTGCCGTGGGTTGCGACGCACAAGCCGCACTATGTGTGCGTTCGGCCGACCTCGATTACCGGTCGCCGCTTCCGGTTCGGGAAATAG